From one Colletotrichum destructivum chromosome 3, complete sequence genomic stretch:
- a CDS encoding Putative carboxylesterase, type B, carboxylesterase type B, active, alpha/Beta hydrolase produces MLQQLAVLASALGLCHATTQIVTGASLFVGDSSPIVNTSYARFQGKNDDRTGTSNYLGIPYATAARFSHSVLAETAVSGVQNVSAYGVVCPQHELPSSIDPSVLPLGSLSGVLVAALSQSTLEQGEDCLSVNIHVPQNTSSTAGLPVLVWIHGGGFEAGAGGSLLETGVESPGVVYEAANIVERSVAMGQPIVVVSINYRLNHFGFSASKELADAGLLNLGFGDQRNALRWVKKHIGPFGGDADKVTIWGESAGSWSVAAHLVANGGDHEGLFRAAIGSSGGPLKVEGPARQQATFDSLVSYVGCNDAADVIACLREAAYDDIYTHMQTVPYFLGYNSLASSWTIRPDGDVFTDSPDKLVASGAIADVPLLWGDMRDEGTLFSLVNAANTTTDDEVLDYFLTNWWPNATEAQLEKLLTLYPANQTVGSPFGTGDSNALYPQFKRISAITGDYSFESQRRQLLAAAPGSKWNYLAEQALPAAVLDGTATLGEVTAADYADVGTLEAVPFLGSFHASDVVLNFFGALPSNNSRRMMGALIAFVSRLDPNAHDMDGVPAWPQYDSVSRSTMLWHESGAEIVADDYREEAIAYLNEIGDSLRI; encoded by the exons ATGCTGCAGCAacttgccgtcctcgcctcAGCGCTGGGCCTCTGCCATGCGACTACGCAGATCGTCACCGGAGCCTCTCTCTTTGTCGGAGACTCGTCGCCTATTGTGAACACTTCGTACGCCCGGTTCCAAGGCAAGAACGACGATAGGACGGGCACCTCCAACTATCTAG GCATTCCCTATGCCACAGCCGCGCGATTCAGCCATTCAGTCCTGGCCGAGACTGCCGTGTCCGGCGTGCAGAATGTCTCAGCCTACGGCGTCGTCTGCCCACAGCATGAGCTCCCGTCGTCCATCGACCCGTCCGTGCTGCCGCTGGGAAGCCTGTCTGGCGTGCTTGTCGCAGCGCTGTCGCAGTCCACTCTCGAGCAGGGAGAGGACTGCCTCTCGGTCAACATCCACGTGCCGCAgaacaccagcagcaccgccGGCCTGCCCGTGCTGGTGTGGATCCACGGTGGCGGTTTtgaggccggcgcgggcggctCGCTGCTGGAGACCGGCGTTGAAAGCCCGGGCGTCGTCTACGAGgccgccaacatcgtcgAGCGCAGCGTAGCCATGGGCCAGCCCATCGTCGTTGTCTCAATTAACTATCGGTTGAACCACTTCGGCTTCAGCGCCTCCAaggagctggccgacgccgggCTGCTGAACCTGGGCTTTGGCGATCAGCGCAACGCACTGCGTTGGGTCAAGAAGCATATCGGGCcgttcggcggcgacgctgacAAGGTGACAATCTGGGGCGAGAGCGCCGGCAGCTGGTCGGTGGCCGCGcatctcgtcgccaacgGTGGCGACCACGAGGGCCTCTTCAGGGCGGCCATCGGCAGCTCAGGCGGACCGCTAAAGGTTGAAGGTCCTGCGAGGCAGCAGGCCACCTTCGATTCCCTTGTCAGCTACGTCGGCTGTAACGACGCCGCGGACGTCATCGCCTGCCTGCGAGAGGCTGCGTACGATGACATCTACACGCACATGCAGACGGTGCCGTATTTCCTTGGCTACAACAGCCTGGCCTCGTCGTGGACCATTCGCCCTGATGGCGACGTTTTCACCGATAGCCCCGACAAACTTGTCGCTTCCGGGGCCATCGCCGAtgttcctcttctttggGG CGACATGCGGGACGAGGGCACACTCTTCTCCTTGGTCAATGCTGcaaacaccaccaccgacgacgaggtgctgGACTACTTCCTGACCAACTGGTGGCCCAACGCTACCGAGGcccagctcgagaagctcctgACACTGTACCCGGCCAACCAGACGGTCGGCTCGCCGTTCGGCACGGGCGACAGCAACGCGCTGTACCCTCAATTCAAGCgcatctcggccatcaccGGCGACTACAGCTTCGAgagccagcggcggcagctgctGGCGGCCGCGCCGGGCAGCAAGTGGAACTACCTGGCCGAACAGGCGCTGCCCGCGGCGGTGCTGGACGGCACAGCGACGCTGGGAGAGGTCACGGCGGCCGACTACGCCGATGTCGGCACGCTGGAGGCGGTGCCGTTCCTGGGGAGCTTCCATGCGAGCGATGTGGTACTCAACTTCTTCGGCGCGCTGCCATCCAACAACTCGCGGCGGATGATGGGCGCGCTGATTGCCTTCGTCAGCCGCCTCGATCCCAACGCGCACGATATGGACGGCGTGCCCGCCTGGCCACAGTACGACTCGGTCAGCCGGTCGACGATGCTGTGGCATGAGAGCGGTGCCGAGATCGTGGCTGATGATTAtcgcgaggaggccatcgcgTACCTGAACGAAATCGGGGATTCCTTGCGTATCTAG
- a CDS encoding Putative lipase, GDXG histidine active, alpha/beta hydrolase-3, translating to MAGNKGASFPILSYQPIRILYQLLGGLFILVRLPVWCVQALVPACRPHPKWGFKQTLMARLTRNFVDLYSNVGITETHTLQPGKEGDRFQAIEPFPLDLYRGPLASNPDVKPATVGGTWFPEKPDVEKGGFDGTVVLHIHGGAFVLGDGRTGYCGFMADTLIDKAGVGAVFAPQYRLSGYASGSGDAATNPFPAALQDVLTSYLYLTRTLSIPARRIVLCGDSAGGNLVVALLRYLDTFGRDLGLAAPSCAVLVAPWVNPLASLGPDSVYEQHDHWSTDYLPVSFLRWGARVYSAGVADENTPYVTPLGNPWATPVPIFVSMGEVEILETDGTTWCRQMQESGSSVTVWYEENAVHDTLLMGAIIGWTESAQTVAVRIGEFLRQVQSGSETKGTKDV from the coding sequence ATGGCCGGCAACAAAGGGGCGAGCTTCCCCATCCTATCGTACCAACCCATACGGATCCTCTACCAGCTCCTCGGTggcctcttcatcctcgtccgCCTGCCTGTGTGGTGCGTCCAGGCCCTGGTACCGGCGTGCCGTCCTCACCCGAAATGGGGCTTCAAGCAGACGCTGATGGCCCGCCTGACGCGCAACTTCGTTGACCTCTACTCCAACGTGGGCATCACCGAGACGCACACCCTCCAGCCAGGCAAGGAGGGCGACCGCTTTCAGGCCATCGAGCCCTTCCCCTTGGACCTTTACCGCGGGCCTCTCGCCTCAAACCCGGACGTGAAGCCCGCCACCGTTGGCGGCACCTGGTTCCCCGAGAagcccgacgtcgagaagggTGGCTTCGATGGCACCGTCGTCCTGCATatccacggcggcgcctttGTGCTCGGTGACGGCCGGACGGGCTACTGCGGCTTCATGGCCGACACGCtcatcgacaaggccggcgttggcgccgtcttcgcgcCGCAGTACCGTCTATCAGGCTAcgccagcggcagcggcgacgcggcgacgaACCCCTTTCCCGCCGCCCTGCAAGACGTCCTTACTAGCTATCTGTACCTGACTCGGACACTCAGCATCCCGGCCCGGCGCATCGTGCTCTGCGGCGACAGCGCGGGCGGCAACCTCGTCGTTGCGCTGCTTCGCTACCTCGATACTTTCGGACGAGACCTCGGGCTCGCCGCCCCGAGCTGCGCCGTGCTCGTCGCCCCCTGGGTCAACCCGCTCGCCAGCCTGGGGCCGGACTCGGTGTATGAACAGCACGACCACTGGAGCACCGACTACCTGCCCGTGTCCTTCCTACGCTGGGGCGCCAGGGTGTACTCGGCTGGCGTCGCCGATGAGAACACGCCGTACGTGACGCCTCTCGGCAACCCGTGGGCCACACCGGTGCCTATCTTCGTCTCCatgggcgaggtcgagatcctcgagacCGATGGCACCACGTGGTGCCGCCAGATGCAGGAGTCCGGGAGCAGCGTCACGGTGTGGTACGAGGAGAATGCCGTGCATGACACGCTGCTGATgggcgccatcatcggctGGACGGAGAGCGCGCAGACTGTGGCAGTGAGGATCGGGGAGTTTTTGAGGCAAGTGCAGAGTGGATCGGAGACAAAGGGAACAAAGGATGTGTGA
- a CDS encoding Putative carboxylesterase, type B, carboxylesterase type B, active, alpha/Beta hydrolase, with protein sequence MTSSSMWVGLTALLAASNSALAVAKPVTSRSWLKPKVEIDYANITGRVSGNIKEFLGIPFASAGRFEHPQLFTQQLGDFDGSSYGPICPQKTTASILAKNSSSSLVLGETGTAIGPVVGALADTVFNTLGQTRSEDCLLINVQTPVNASRGDKLPVVIWIHGGGFEVGSPFTDTSETDVIRGAALNYNVGGLVRTSVNLGQPIIGVSANYRLNAFGFSASREMEEAGLLNLGLEDQRVAMKWVQEHIADFGGDPDRVVIMGESAGSWSVVAHLLWDEGEGATDLFRGAMALSGGPVMVESAERAQPFFDNMVERAGCAGATDKIACLKVADFDDIMASVNEEGMLLGPRSLASTWTIRPDGKHLKDSPHRLAAAGKMASVPLITGDMRDEGTLFSLLAQLETLSDEDFASYFQTTWWPKATDADMAALMELYPSDVRQGSPFDTGVLNAVTPNFKRLAAVVGDFSFQAQRRNLLAHYNTSEQAVWNYITDVSVPAAGLLPDLGVLTHLPVLGSFHAFDVWFYMFAGLPYALSKNTQAYQATAISFIRTLDPNNHGLDLAKWPRYTEDGLETYNFKESGPKVVRDDWRVEAMQFFNDHPDSFLI encoded by the exons ATgacttcctcctccatgTGGGTAGGGCTCACGGCTCTTCTCGCGGCGTCCAACTCGGCTCTTGCTGTGGCCAAGCCCGTCACGTCCCGCAGTTGGTTGAAGCCCAAGGTCGAGATCGACTATGCCAACATCACCGGACGGGTGAGCGGAAACATCAAAGAATTCTTGG GCATCCCCTTCGCTTCCGCCGGCCGCTTCGAGCATCCTCAGCTCTTCACCCAGCAGCTGGGCGACTTCGATGGCAGCAGCTACGGTCCAATCTGCCCGCAAAAAACGACAGCATCGATCCTGGCGAAGAACTCGTCCAGCAGCCTGGTGCTGGGTGAGACCGGCACGGCCATCGGCCCCGTCGTGGGCGCCCTGGCCGACACGGTGTTCAACACCCTGGGGCAAACCCGAAGTGAGGACTGTCTTCTGATCAACGTGCAAACTCCGGTGAACGCTTCCAGGGGCGACAAGCTGCCCGTGGTGATCTGGATCCACGGCGGCGGGTTCGAGGTCGGCAGCCCCTTCACCGACACGAGCGAGACGGACGTGATCCGCGGCGCCGCGCTCAACTACaacgtcggcggcctggtGCGCACCTCGGTCAACCTGGGCCAGCCCATCATTGGAGTGTCGGCCAACTACCGCCTCAACGCCTtcggcttctcggcctcgcgcgagatggaggaggccggcCTGCTCAACCTCGGTCTCGAGGACCAGAGAGTCGCCATGAAGTGGGTGCAGGAGCACATCGCCGACTTCGGCGGCGATCCGGACCGCGTCGTCATCATGGGCGAgtccgccggcagctggTCAGTCGTCGCACACCTGCTGtgggacgagggcgagggcgccaCCGACCTGTTCCGCGGTGCTATGGCCCTCTCGGGCGGTCCGGTCATGGTTGAGAGCGCCGAGCGCGCCCAGCCCTTCTTCGACAACATGGTTGAGAGGGCGGGGTGCGCCGGGGCAACGGACAAGATTGCTTGTCTCAAGGttgccgactttgacgacatCATGGCGTCGGTCAACGAAGAGGGAATGC TCCTAGGACCTCGCTCCCTCGCCTCGACGTGGACCATCCGGCCCGACGGGAAGCACCTCAAGGACTCGCCGCACcgcttggccgccgccggcaagatGGCCTCGGTCCCTTTGATCACCGGCGACATGCGCGACGAGGGCACCCTGTTCTCTCtgctcgcccagctcgagaccctctcggacgaggacttCGCGTCCTACTTCCAGACCACCTGGTGGCCCAAGgcgaccgacgccgacatgGCGGCCCTCATGGAGCTCTACCCCTCGGACGTCCGCCAGGGCTCCCCCTTCGACACGGGCGTCCTGAACGCCGTCACGCCCAACTTCAAGCgtctggccgccgtcgtgggcgaCTTTAGCTTCCAGGCGCAGCGCCGCAACCTGCTCGCGCACTACAACACCTCGGAGCAGGCCGTCTGGAACTACATCACGGACGTCAGCGTGCCCGCGGCGGGCCTGCTGCCTGACCTGGGCGTGCTGACGCACCTCCCCGTGCTCGGCTCGTTCCACGCCTTCGACGTCTGGTTCTACATGTTCGCGGGCCTGCCGTACGCGTTGAGCAAGAACACCCAGGCCTACCAGGCCACCgccatctccttcatccGCACGCTGGACCCCAACAACCACGGCCTGGACCTCGCCAAGTGGCCGAGGTACACCGAGGACGGCCTGGAGACGTACAACTTCAAGGAAAGCGGGCCCAAGGTGGTCAGGGACGACTGGCGGGTTGAGGCCATGCAGTTCTTCAACGACCACCCCGACTCGTTCTTGATCTAA
- a CDS encoding Putative NAD(P)-binding domain, NAD(P)-binding domain superfamily — translation MGRLQLNNDDLISPPLGFRIAREVPVHERMQLWKRIRETPSPTLVGIWNNQNQPQSNRSYPTGRISISPVTKISSARRQHEHLQERRPPWCKSLLVTSPTEFQMLTLPQKGYLGSAILKELVEGGFNVTVLGRSESTKDGLPDGVGFKVVDYGSIDSLTPALQGQDVVVSTVSKAGLLSQPVAIDACIKAGVKRYIPSDWGSFTTDPKAHSDLATVLGPMFNAQKYVIEKARAGEIEYTIFSVGGFIDLFTRIPVAFDFANKSITMYDDGVHPFSITSIASIGKAVVGALKNPDATKNRNLKIHELLVSQAQLLALAKKLSPPGTQWKETKLDGKTEWDSALKAVLEDPYNEQKILEVIKTSLFSGRYESAYGKVDNELVGVPLLTEKDLEEKMAASFSS, via the coding sequence ATGGGTCGCCTACAGCTGAATAATGATGATCTGATCTCCCCGCCGTTGGGCTTCCGGATAGCAAGAGAGGTGCCTGTGCATGAGCGAATGCAGCTATGGAAACGTATAAGAGAAACCCCATCGCCCACACTCGTCGGGATTTGGAACAACCAGAATCAACCACAGTCCAACAGATCATACCCAACCGGCCGAATTTCAATATCCCCAGTCACAAAAATCTCATCTGCACGCCGGCAACATGAGCACCTTCAAGAacgtcgccctccttggtGTAAGTCCTTGCTTGTCACATCACCTACCGAATTCCAGATGCTAACCCTCCCACAGAAGGGATATCTTGGGTCTGCTATCCTCAAGGAGCTTGTTGAAGGCGGCTTCAACGTCACTGTTCTTGGTCGCTCCGAGTCGACCAAGGACGGCCtccccgacggcgtcggaTTCAAAGTCGTCGACTATGGATCAATCGATAGCCTCACCCCGGCTCTCCAAGGCCAGGACGTAGTCGTGTCAACTGTGAGCAAGGCCGGCCTGCTCAGCCAGcccgtcgccatcgacgcatgcatcaaggccggcgtcAAGCGTTACATTCCCTCCGACTGGGGCTCCTTCACGACCGACCCCAAGGCGCACAGCGACCTGGCCACCGTCCTCGGTCCCATGTTTAACGCCCAGAAGTATGTCATTGAGAaggcccgcgccggcgagaTTGAGTACACCATCTTCTCCGTCGGCGGCTTTATCGACCTCTTTACCCGAATCCCCGTCGCCTTCGATTTCGCCAATAAGAGCATCACCATgtacgacgacggcgtccatCCCTTCAGCATAACGAGCATCGCCAGCatcggcaaggccgtcgtcggcgccctcaagAACCCTGACGCCACCAAGAACCGCAATCTCAAGATTCACGAGCTCCTTGTATCCCAGGCGCAGCTGCTAGCGCTGGCGAAGAAGCTATCACCCCCGGGAACGCAGTGGAAGGAGACTAAGCTGGACGGCAAGACCGAGTGGGACAGTGCTCTGAAGGCTGTGTTGGAGGACCCTTACAACGAGCAAAAGATTCTCGAGGTCATCAAGACCAGTCTGTTCAGCGGACGCTACGAATCTGCGTacggcaaggtcgacaacGAGCTGGTGGGTGTCCCGCTCCTTACTGAGAAGGATCTGGAGGAGAAAATGGCGGCTTCCTTCAGTTCTTAG
- a CDS encoding uncharacterized protein (Putative zn(2)Cys(6) fungal-type DNA-binding domain, transcription factor domain, fungi) yields the protein MIGVAEPVVSKDGNGEESQKKRIYNACQNCQARKRRCDGCEPVCGLCTRLNVPCVYTQRRKRGPGRKNKAAADQESTLQRSESPLQQQMRQLNVIDNHTGNQVKVDDDQIRSSHFQGQSKAQSSTSNAQSLALLENSAPESQSRPTDQPDSSHGERIPPFDALLAAKNAFPRAAFFAGLRMVRDQIETEMNPTPFKRQAFVRFPPKEYIFDLGQTVVEDTQLFCPTVTRGQFSSLLDAQYAAGPANSDDHPARFAIINALFGTAVRWRTANDSFDEMSAISWGFYKNAYAVFPELIVGGGDVSACEALLAMATFLLGTADTRTTTQLASAAARTSQILGLHVRETYANLDAAESERRKRVYWASYILNTDVMVKHGGLPSPHDLGGMIEFPTESFAVGDDPAARPLDFFPSMARLSVIQMRIHRQFSPHNLQLRSGGDHHVVVMTCDSELDEWRSSLPEDLQPDYTALLATRELETPVALLHLVYFNALIKTHIGLAQVKNASRLHPLSPFYTSWLSSESLPLIEQSYAKCVSAARATIDLFRVMSPQPYVHLWAIICYPVMATLILLWASLEEPMGPHAQLNVRMMGQFVQFLAGVKEEGLDVQNVLDGCSKLYKVAKYTVYTQRTIRLLRPLEEDPDVRDQLEALRLKLSDVTDWMHLAQGLLGNMPTLVAQARDVLADVLGMEQQDGEYGMFAPNVLKPQGFNVSFSS from the exons ATGATTGGCGTTGCGGAACCCGTCGTCTCCAAAGACGGCAATGGCGAGGAATCGCAGAAGAAGCGGATCTATAAT GCCTGTCAAAACTGTCAAGCGCGGAAGAGACGCTGCGATGGATGTGAGCCGGTCTGCGGGCTCTGCACACGGCTGAATGTTCCCTGTGTCTACACACAACGAAGGAAGAGAGGACCAGGGCGGAA GAACAAAGCAGCGGCTGACCAGGAATCGACGCTTCAGCGCAGTGAATCACCtttgcagcagcagatgcgCCAACTCAACGTGATTGATAATCACACCGGGAACCAAGTCAAGGTAGACGATGACCAGATACGGAGTTCCCATTTTCAAGGGCAGTCTAAGGCACAAAGTAGCACGTCGAACGCTCAGTCTCTGGCCCTGCTAGAGAACTCAGCACCGGAGAGCCAAAGTCGCCCGACTGACCAGCCGGACTCGAGCCACGGAGAAAGGATACCCCCCTTCGACGCTTTGCTGGCCGCAAAGAACGCCTTCCCACGCGCTGCTTTCTTCGCCGGGCTCCGCATGGTCCGGGATCAGATCGAGACAGAGATGAACCCGACGCCGTTCAAGAGACAAGCGTTCGTGCGGTTCCCGCCAAAGGAGTACATCTTCGACCTGGGGCAGACCGTCGTCGAAGACACGCAGCTCTTCTGCCCGACCGTGACGCGTGGCCAGTTCTCGAGCCTTCTCGATGCGCAGTACGCTGCCGGCCCCGCCAACAGCGATGACCACCCGGCGAGgttcgccatcatcaacgcccTTTTCGGGACCGCCGTGcgctggaggacggcgaacGACTCCTTTGACGAGATGAGCGCAATCAGCTGGGGCTTCTACAAGAACGCCTATGCAGTTTTCCCAGAGCTCATCGTTGGGGGGGGCGACGTCTCGGCCTGCGAGGCGCTgttggccatggccacgTTCTTGCTGGGAACAGCCGATACCCGGACAACGACGCAACTGGCATCCGCGGCGGCTCGAACATCGCAGATACTGGGGTTGCATGTGCGAGAGACCTAcgccaacctcgacgccgcaGAGTCAGAGCGGCGGAAGCGGGTCTACTGGGCGTCGTACATCCTCAACACCGACGTGATGGTCAAGCACGGCGGGCTGCCTTCTCCCCACGATCTTGGTGGCATGATCGAGTTCCCGACGGAGagcttcgccgtcggcgacgacccGGCTGCACGTCCACTTGACTTCTTCCCAAGCATGGCGCGGCTGTCCGTGATCCAGATGCGCATTCACAGGCAATTTTCTCCCCACAACCTCCAGCTACGGTCAGGCGGGGATCACCACGTGGTTGTCATGACATGCGACAGCGAGCTTGACGAGTGGAGGAGCTCGCTTCCCGAGGACCTGCAGCCGGATTAcaccgccctcctcgcgACCAGGGAGTTGGAGACGCCGGTGGCTCTGCTGCATCTTGTCTATTTTAACGCCCTGATCAAGACTCACATAGGCCTGGCCCAGGTCAAGAACGCATCCCGACTGCACCCGCTGTCCCCGTTCTACACCTCGTGGCTGAGCAGCGAGTCCTTGCCCTTGATAGAGCAGTCTTACGCCAAGTGCGTCTCGGCAGCGCGGGCCACGATTGATCTCTTTCGGGTCATGTCGCCGCAGCCGTATGTGCATCTATG GGCCATCATCTGCTATCCGGTGATGGCGACCTTGATACTTCTTTGGGCCTCACTCGAGGAGCCCATGGGACCGCACGCCCAACTCAACGTCAGGATGATGGGTCAGTTTGTCCAGTTCCTGGCGGGAGTCAAGGAAGAAGGCCTGGACGTCCAGAACGTGCTGGACGGCTGCTCGAAGCTATACAAGGTTGCCAAGTACACCGTGTATACACAGAGGACGATCAGACTCCTGAGGCCACTGGAAGAGGACCCGGATGTGAGAGACCAACTCGAG GCTCTCCGACTGAAACTCTCGGACGTCACCGACTGGATGCACCTGGCCCAAGGCCTCTTGGGCAATATGCCCACCCTTGTTGCACAGGCACGGGACGTGCTTGCAGATGTACTTGGGATGGAGCAGCAAGACGGGGAATATGGCATGTTCGCCCCTAACGTGTTGAAGCCACAAGGATTCAATGTCTCATTTAGCTCCTGA
- a CDS encoding Putative lysophospholipase, catalytic domain, Acyl transferase/acyl hydrolase/lysophospholipase, translating into MTILDRCSFAGVLVLAGLATAQGQGEGDVDPFAPVYAMCPSDLRVRPASEGLSRAESSWRAGRGEKVMPALSSYLTLANIDGFDVQGYIQRLNASNFPIVGLSVSGGGTQSGVGGLGIWQAFDARNPAAVAARTGGLTQVLSYITGLSGGGALTVSTLAANDFVTIDALRKQINFAVDYTVGPDGNQTAYLTDMFENVGAKAETGLPVSVADAFGQFWGTYLPENRTYGNYSDLALPGTVFSLGEAPMPIISLSEVVPGQSPSIGGIMWPGRNAANGFNLTSYEVTPFEFGSWRGGRIQAFVPTMYLGTSMFNGTAQNSSECVQGFDKFTFIQGSTAAAFNAWFIDEWYNTPIFARRALRTGPPASSDIVPPPQFEDDGRVILVSQTAESFNQTFNESLWATYPNPFESYSPAMQGIDELLLVDGSLGGETNPIRPLIIPERGVDFIIVYEASLDAAYNWVNGTNLVNTAQSAAQGNIPFPRIPDVATLVTRNLTRQPTFFGCDAATSPPTPLVLYLPNSPWSGYINFTFFKSSFTDNEFDLTADNAFNLATYGNGTVDPSWPACLACATIRASLTRLGLGLPDECQECFRRHCWDGEVATRAIAPEDLDPRLRLNPGLSYAEWNRTYWNSQKSTDGGTGGNGSGGGGGNNGGGGGGATPSPSPSPGSSGASITAEIGRAAAAVTVASVIALIALL; encoded by the exons ATGACCATCCTCGACCGTTGTTCATTCGCAGGCGTTCTTGTCCTCGCCGGGCTCGCCACTgcgcaagggcaaggagaggGCGATGTCGACCCCTTCGCGCCTGTCTACGCCATGTGCCCCTCAGACTTGCGAGTACGACCTGCCTCAGAA GGACTGTCGCGGGCAGAGTCGTCTTGGAGGGCCGGCCGCGGGGAGAAGGTCATGCCAGCACTCTCTTCGTACCTCACGCTGGCCAACATAGACGGTTTCGATGTCCAAGGCTACATCCAGCGCCTCAACGCCTCCAACTTCcccatcgtcggcctctcCGTATCGGGAGGAGGAACGCAGTCCGGCGTTGGGGGTCTTGGCATATGGCAGGCCTTCGATGCTCGCAACCCTGCTGCAGTCGCCGCCCGTACGGGAGGCCTCACGCAGGTCTTGTCGTATATTACGGGCTtaagtggtggtggtgccctGACGGTGAGCACGCT AGCCGCGAACGATTTCGTCACGATAGACGCCCTTAGGAAACAGATCAACTTCGCTGTTGACTACACTGTTGGCCCTGACGGCAACCAAACCGCATACTTGACAGACATGTTTGAAAATGTTGGCGCCAAAGCCGAAACTGGTTTGcccgtctccgtcgccgacgcctttGGTCAGTTCTGGGGCACCTATCTACCAGAGAACCGGACGTACGGCAACTACTCAgacctcgccctccccgGAACTGTGTTCTCCCTCGGCGAGGCTCCGATGCCCATCATCTCTCTATCCGAAGTCGTTCCCGGGCAGTCGCCTAGCATCGGTGGCATAATGTGGCCCGGGAGGAACGCCGCCAACGGGTTCAATCTGACTTCGTACGAAGTGACCCCGTTCGAGTTCGGAAGCTGGCGGGGTGGGAGAATCCAGGCCTTCGTGCCGACCATGTACCTCGGGACCTCCATGTTCAACGGCACGGCCCAGAACAGCAGCGAGTGCGTCCAGGGCTTCGACAAGTTCACCTTCATCCAGGGgtccacggccgccgccttcaacgCCTGGTTCATCGACGAATGGTACAACACGCCCATTTTCGCCAGGCGCGCGTTGAGGACCGGTCCTCCGGCATCTAGCGACATCGTCCCACCTCCCCAGTTTGAGGATGACGGGCGCGTGATCCTCGTCAGCCAGACGGCCGAGTCCTTCAACCAGACGTTCAACGAGTCCCTCTGGGCCACGTACCCGAACCCCTTTGAGAGCTACAGCCCGGCCATGCAAGGCATTGACGAGctcctgctcgtcgacgggaGCCTCGGTGGCGAGACGAACCCCATCCGGCCCCTGATCATCCCCGAACGCGGAGTCGACTTCATCATCGTCTACGAGGCCTCCCTGGACGCGGCGTACAACTGGGTCAACGGCACGAACCTCGTCAACACCGCCCAGTCGGCGGCCCAAGGCAACATCCCCTTCCCGCGCATCCCGGACGTCGCGACGCTGGTGACGCGGAATCTTACGAGGCAGCCGACCTTCTTCGGCTgcgacgccgccacctcgCCCCCGACGCCGCTGGTGCTCTACCTGCCCAACTCGCCGTGGTCTGGCTACATCAACTTCACCTTCTTCAAGTCGTCCTTCACGGACAACGAGTTCGACCTGACGGCCGACAACGCCTTCAACCTCGCCACCTacggcaacggcaccgtcgacCCCTCGTGGCCCGCCTGCCTCGCCTGCGCGACGATCCGGGCCAGCCTGACGAGACTTGGGCTCGGTTTGCCGGACGAGTGCCAGGAATGCTTCCGGCGCCACTGCTGGGACGGCGAGGTTGCCACGCGGGCGATCGCGCCGGAGGATCTCGACCCGAGGCTGAGGCTTAACCCGGGCTTGTCGTATGCGGAATGGAACCGGACGTATTGGAACAGTCAGAAGAGCACGGATGGAGGCACGGGAGGTAATGGcagcgggggcggcggcggtaacaacggggggggaggaggaggagccacgccgtcgccgtcaccttCGCCGGGCTCATCCGGGGCATCGATCACGGCCGAGATCGGGCGGGCTGCAGCTGCTGTGACCGTAGCTTCTGTGATTGCCCTCATCGCGCTTCTGTGA